From the genome of Clostridia bacterium, one region includes:
- a CDS encoding DUF2231 domain-containing protein has translation MRSRAHLGSHPLHPILVTFPIGLWVASLIFDLIATSTNNNLLWAAGFYAVIGGCIGAVAAAIAGVTDLLSVVPPNSSAKQRGFIHGGLNSLGLLLFIYVAWRRGGPYDAPDRVALIVSFLGVALILFSGWLGGTLVYRNQIGVDRRYANAGKWKERELKAWDRPACNQSELGEGQLMLVRVDNERVAIGKCGDGVFAFSDHCTHRGGPLSDGALIGCTVQCPWHGSQFDLRTGRVVAGPAEQQIKLYNTDIRGGEVYVRPRHPQDERKVA, from the coding sequence ATGCGATCGCGTGCGCATCTTGGGTCGCACCCGCTTCATCCCATCCTGGTCACGTTCCCGATCGGACTGTGGGTAGCCAGCCTGATATTCGACCTGATCGCCACCTCAACAAACAACAACCTGCTCTGGGCGGCGGGTTTCTACGCTGTCATCGGAGGTTGTATAGGCGCCGTTGCCGCGGCCATTGCAGGCGTAACCGACCTGCTCAGCGTAGTGCCGCCGAATTCCAGTGCCAAGCAGCGAGGCTTCATCCATGGCGGACTGAACTCGCTGGGACTGCTGCTATTCATCTACGTCGCATGGCGCAGGGGCGGCCCGTATGACGCTCCGGACAGAGTGGCGCTGATCGTGAGCTTTCTGGGGGTTGCTCTGATCCTGTTTTCTGGCTGGCTCGGAGGGACGCTGGTGTATCGCAACCAGATTGGCGTGGACCGGCGCTACGCGAACGCCGGCAAATGGAAGGAGCGCGAACTGAAGGCGTGGGACCGTCCCGCCTGCAATCAATCTGAACTCGGCGAAGGGCAACTGATGCTCGTGCGCGTCGACAACGAGCGGGTGGCGATCGGAAAATGCGGTGACGGCGTATTCGCGTTTTCAGACCACTGTACGCACCGTGGCGGGCCGCTCTCGGACGGAGCGCTCATCGGTTGTACCGTGCAGTGTCCGTGGCACGGCTCGCAATTCGACTTACGAACCGGGCGTGTGGTGGCTGGCCCTGCTGAACAACAGATCAAGCTCTACAACACGGATATCCGTGGCGGAGAAGTCTACGTCAGGCCCAGGCACCCGCAAGACGAGAGAAAGGTCGCGTAA
- a CDS encoding TerC family protein: MPSNWLFWILFNVFVLAMLALDLGVFNRKAHVVRFREAITWTVVWISLAAVFAVLLYFFGHTMTGHANRPSQELSLEFITGYLIEEALSVDNLFVFLLIFRYFKVPGEFQHKVLFWGIIGALVMRALFIAAGVSLITRFHWIIYVFGVFLIYTGIKLFTQKEAEIDPGKNPLVSFFRKYMRVTPEFEGGRFFVQKHGRGYATPLALVLLVVETTDVIFAADSIPAILAITREPFIVYTSNVFAILGLRSLYFALSGMMELFHLLHYGLSIILMFIGTKMLISSYVKIPVAVALGVVAGVLALSVMFSLMFPAKPAPEFE; the protein is encoded by the coding sequence ATGCCTTCGAACTGGCTTTTTTGGATACTCTTCAATGTCTTCGTTCTTGCAATGTTGGCGCTCGACCTTGGCGTTTTCAATCGCAAGGCTCACGTCGTACGCTTCCGGGAAGCAATAACGTGGACGGTTGTCTGGATTTCGCTGGCTGCTGTCTTCGCCGTATTGCTGTACTTCTTCGGCCATACAATGACAGGCCACGCCAACCGCCCGAGTCAGGAACTCTCGCTGGAGTTCATTACGGGCTACCTCATCGAGGAGGCGCTCAGCGTAGATAACCTCTTCGTCTTTTTGCTGATTTTTCGCTACTTCAAAGTTCCCGGCGAATTCCAGCACAAGGTGTTGTTCTGGGGGATCATCGGTGCCCTGGTGATGCGCGCCCTGTTCATCGCCGCCGGCGTGTCGCTCATCACGCGCTTCCACTGGATCATCTACGTTTTTGGCGTATTCCTCATTTACACCGGCATCAAGCTCTTCACGCAGAAGGAAGCGGAAATCGATCCGGGCAAGAATCCGCTTGTCAGTTTTTTCCGCAAATATATGCGGGTTACGCCCGAGTTCGAGGGCGGCAGGTTCTTTGTTCAAAAGCATGGACGAGGCTACGCCACGCCGTTGGCGCTGGTCCTGCTCGTAGTGGAGACCACGGACGTTATCTTCGCAGCCGATTCCATCCCTGCGATCCTGGCCATCACGCGTGAGCCGTTCATCGTTTACACATCGAACGTCTTCGCGATCCTGGGGTTGCGGTCGCTGTACTTCGCGCTGTCGGGGATGATGGAGCTATTCCATCTCCTGCATTACGGGCTCTCGATCATCTTGATGTTCATTGGCACCAAGATGCTCATCTCGAGCTACGTGAAGATTCCAGTTGCAGTCGCGTTGGGTGTGGTCGCCGGCGTGTTGGCGCTTTCAGTAATGTTTTCGCTCATGTTCCCGGCAAAACCGGCTCCGGAATTCGAGTAG
- the nadB gene encoding L-aspartate oxidase translates to MKSAALIETDFIVIGAGVAGMRASIELASAGRVLCLAKRELSESNTQYAQGGIAAALSDEDEISLHLQDTLAAGDGLCNEAAARILVEEGPPRIEELIAWGTQFDRSGTKLAFTREGAHSRNRVLHANGDSTGQEIGRALYHRAATLKNITFREFGFTTDIWMEDGRAVGVLLIDGNGHLQKVRAGAVLLATGGLGQVYSDTTNPTVATGDGVAMAYRAGAAISDMEFLQFHPTALYLKGAPHFLLSEALRGEGAYLRNAELHRFMPKYHDMAELAPRDVVARAIAHELEVCLLKEPVVYLDLTHLKAERVMRRFPRIYTTCLKYNIDLTAELVPIRPAAHYAMGGVRTDLDGHTSVFGLYAAGEVAATGVHGSNRLASNSLLEGLVFGARAAEAMCRETKPQKNHARPDASPEKAKKAATSAPCPEAEEVVRQVQRIMWQDVAIVREGKRLRQAIASLEQLQVATAKAECRRAREAANLLQTGLLIARSALAREESRGAHYRTDYPIHNDAKFLKHSVVEGDKVRFE, encoded by the coding sequence ATGAAATCCGCTGCCTTAATTGAAACTGACTTCATTGTTATCGGCGCTGGCGTTGCCGGTATGCGCGCCTCTATCGAACTCGCATCCGCTGGCCGGGTACTCTGCCTCGCAAAGCGGGAACTCAGCGAGTCCAATACGCAGTATGCCCAGGGCGGAATAGCCGCGGCGCTCAGTGATGAAGACGAGATCAGCCTGCATCTCCAGGACACACTCGCCGCAGGCGATGGCCTATGCAATGAAGCGGCTGCCCGCATTCTTGTTGAGGAAGGTCCGCCGCGGATCGAAGAGTTGATCGCGTGGGGTACGCAGTTCGACCGCAGTGGGACCAAGCTGGCCTTCACCCGGGAAGGCGCACACAGTCGCAACCGCGTGCTCCATGCAAACGGCGACTCCACAGGCCAGGAAATTGGACGAGCGCTCTACCACAGGGCAGCTACGCTCAAGAACATCACCTTTCGCGAGTTCGGCTTCACCACCGACATCTGGATGGAAGATGGCCGCGCCGTGGGCGTGTTGTTGATCGACGGCAACGGACACCTGCAAAAGGTGCGCGCGGGTGCCGTACTGCTGGCCACCGGCGGTTTGGGACAGGTTTACTCGGATACGACGAACCCGACGGTCGCAACCGGAGACGGCGTTGCCATGGCATACCGCGCCGGCGCTGCAATCAGCGACATGGAGTTTTTGCAGTTCCATCCCACGGCTTTGTACCTGAAGGGCGCTCCACACTTCCTGCTTTCGGAAGCGCTGCGCGGCGAAGGCGCTTACCTTCGCAACGCCGAACTGCACCGCTTCATGCCCAAGTACCACGACATGGCGGAGCTTGCGCCGCGGGACGTCGTAGCGCGCGCCATCGCTCATGAACTGGAAGTCTGCCTCCTGAAAGAACCGGTGGTTTATCTCGATCTGACGCATCTGAAGGCCGAACGCGTCATGCGCCGCTTCCCTCGCATCTACACGACCTGCCTCAAGTACAACATCGACCTTACGGCAGAGCTGGTCCCAATCCGTCCAGCAGCTCATTACGCGATGGGCGGGGTGAGGACAGATCTCGACGGACATACATCCGTCTTCGGTCTCTATGCAGCCGGAGAAGTGGCGGCAACGGGCGTGCACGGATCGAATCGCCTGGCCAGCAACTCCCTACTTGAAGGACTGGTCTTTGGAGCGCGGGCCGCTGAAGCGATGTGCCGCGAGACCAAGCCGCAGAAGAACCATGCCAGGCCAGATGCCTCGCCCGAAAAGGCAAAAAAAGCTGCCACCTCCGCTCCCTGTCCGGAGGCCGAAGAAGTCGTTCGCCAGGTGCAGCGCATCATGTGGCAGGACGTTGCAATCGTGCGCGAAGGCAAGCGCCTGCGCCAGGCGATTGCTTCGCTAGAGCAGTTACAAGTGGCGACCGCAAAAGCAGAGTGCCGTCGCGCGCGTGAAGCCGCCAACCTGCTGCAAACCGGCCTGCTGATAGCGCGCTCGGCGCTCGCGCGGGAGGAGAGTCGGGGCGCGCACTACCGCACCGACTACCCTATTCACAACGATGCGAAGTTCCTGAAGCATTCCGTCGTCGAAGGCGACAAGGTCCGCTTCGAGTAG
- the aroB gene encoding 3-dehydroquinate synthase, which produces MIRVSIETKSHPYAALIEQGVLRSVGVYVRELLPNCQRFFAVSVAPVRKHYGKTFAKSFAADNLELQFLEMPDGERRKTLSTVQDLGTKMVKLGADRNSCIIALGGGVVGDVAGFLSSIYMRGVKFLQVPTTFLAQVDSSVGGKTGVNLEEGKNLLGTFKQPNLVIIDPEVLVSLPEREYRSGLYEALKYGIIRNPRIFEFMEENRDRILKRDPATLEWLIAECVRVKASVVAADEEEHGVRRILNLGHTIGHALEAETGYRQFLHGEAVAWGMVAAAMISVGMQKTDSRTAQRIISAILAYAPLPKVEVRGKALAKRIGKDKKTVEGRVHFILPVEIGKVDVVSEVPERAVLQSIEELRYLSQA; this is translated from the coding sequence TTGATTCGAGTAAGCATAGAAACGAAGTCTCACCCGTACGCAGCGCTCATCGAACAGGGAGTGCTCCGGTCCGTCGGCGTGTATGTGCGCGAGTTGTTGCCGAATTGCCAGAGGTTTTTCGCAGTCAGCGTAGCGCCCGTACGAAAGCACTACGGCAAGACTTTTGCGAAATCGTTCGCGGCAGACAACCTGGAACTGCAGTTCCTGGAGATGCCAGACGGTGAGCGCCGGAAAACCCTGAGCACAGTGCAGGATCTCGGTACCAAGATGGTGAAGTTGGGCGCCGACAGAAACTCCTGCATCATCGCACTTGGCGGTGGCGTGGTAGGCGATGTCGCCGGATTCCTCTCGTCAATTTACATGCGTGGCGTCAAGTTTCTTCAGGTTCCCACTACGTTTCTGGCGCAGGTGGATTCTTCTGTCGGCGGCAAGACCGGCGTAAATCTGGAAGAAGGCAAGAACCTGCTGGGCACGTTTAAGCAGCCAAACCTCGTCATCATTGATCCCGAAGTACTCGTCAGTCTTCCCGAACGCGAATACCGGTCAGGCCTGTATGAGGCATTGAAGTACGGAATCATCCGGAACCCGCGAATATTCGAGTTTATGGAAGAGAATCGCGATCGCATTTTGAAGCGCGATCCCGCTACGCTGGAGTGGCTGATTGCCGAGTGTGTTCGTGTTAAGGCGTCAGTGGTCGCAGCCGACGAAGAGGAACATGGCGTGCGCCGCATTCTGAACCTTGGCCACACCATTGGGCATGCACTTGAGGCAGAGACTGGCTATCGGCAGTTCCTGCATGGCGAAGCAGTGGCCTGGGGCATGGTCGCCGCGGCAATGATTTCTGTCGGCATGCAGAAGACAGACTCGCGCACTGCGCAACGCATCATCAGCGCGATTCTCGCTTACGCGCCGCTTCCCAAGGTAGAGGTGCGCGGCAAGGCCTTGGCAAAGCGCATTGGGAAAGATAAGAAGACGGTCGAAGGTCGCGTGCATTTCATACTTCCCGTCGAAATCGGCAAGGTGGACGTAGTGAGCGAAGTGCCGGAGCGCGCCGTCTTGCAGTCGATTGAAGAACTTCGTTATCTGTCGCAGGCCTAG
- a CDS encoding ubiquinone/menaquinone biosynthesis methyltransferase, with protein MIEPIKTVGARPAGAQDSQAASAAVREMFSTIAPRYDMLNHVLSMNVDRLWWWRTARRFRGILSRRDARVLDLCCGTGDMAFALHKKAGSTGAAIYGADFAHPMLQRALHKGRSKPLRWLEADALRLPFGDARFDLITSAFGFRNLADYDAGLREICRVLRDDGEVGILDFGEPKGLLGKVYRMYFKQVLPAIGTVLSGVGGPYAYLPASVERFPEPEEMLQRMRAAGFSKVGYTPYTFGIAGLYWGRK; from the coding sequence ATGATCGAACCAATCAAAACCGTGGGAGCGCGCCCCGCTGGCGCGCAGGATTCGCAAGCTGCCTCAGCCGCCGTGCGCGAGATGTTTTCCACCATCGCACCGCGTTACGACATGCTGAACCACGTACTCTCGATGAACGTGGACCGGTTGTGGTGGTGGCGTACGGCGCGCAGGTTTCGGGGAATCCTTAGCCGGCGCGACGCTCGCGTGCTGGATCTCTGCTGTGGTACGGGTGACATGGCTTTCGCGTTGCACAAGAAGGCGGGATCAACGGGCGCGGCCATCTACGGCGCTGATTTTGCTCACCCCATGTTGCAGCGCGCCCTGCACAAGGGACGCAGCAAGCCTTTGCGCTGGCTTGAGGCGGATGCGCTACGGCTACCGTTCGGAGACGCTCGCTTCGACCTGATAACGTCCGCTTTCGGCTTCCGAAATCTAGCCGACTATGACGCTGGTCTGCGCGAGATTTGCCGCGTACTGCGCGATGACGGCGAAGTCGGGATTCTCGATTTCGGCGAGCCCAAGGGACTGCTTGGGAAGGTCTACCGCATGTACTTCAAGCAAGTGCTGCCGGCCATCGGCACTGTACTGAGCGGAGTGGGCGGACCCTATGCGTACCTTCCGGCATCGGTCGAAAGGTTTCCAGAGCCAGAAGAAATGCTGCAGCGGATGAGAGCCGCAGGTTTCAGCAAAGTTGGGTACACGCCGTACACGTTCGGCATCGCCGGACTGTACTGGGGGCGGAAGTAG
- a CDS encoding NAD-dependent epimerase/dehydratase family protein yields MTTISERRTVIVTGIAGNLGTRLLPLLNEFEVIGLDLRPPSQPPQFRFEPIDLAEESSCRQLVTLLKETRAIAIVHLAFVIDPQRTGVLDVERMWQINVAGTARVMEAISVVNRYGGNVRKFIFPSSVSAYGPETSGPIAEDFPLGAHTLPYAIHKQQSDEVVRYRTETLGECSTYILRPHIFTGASMQNYLVGALRGTPTGKGKRGERLRASGKRLPLMLPFGRSYPEKRYQFVHVDDMARLLAHILHRDESSPETTILNVAARGEPITLARCAEIANAKVVRMPGRWACRFVLRLLWNLGISAIPPQALPYMIGSYTMDTTRLRKFLGRDYETVIRYTVEEALADSFRTESTQPQQMEMAGQPQG; encoded by the coding sequence ATGACGACGATTTCCGAACGACGAACGGTGATCGTAACCGGAATCGCCGGGAACCTGGGCACGCGCTTGCTACCTCTGCTGAACGAATTCGAGGTAATTGGCCTAGACCTGCGGCCGCCATCGCAGCCGCCGCAATTTCGTTTCGAGCCGATTGATCTGGCGGAAGAATCCTCCTGCCGCCAACTGGTAACTTTACTGAAAGAGACACGCGCGATCGCCATCGTGCACCTTGCGTTCGTCATCGATCCGCAGCGCACAGGCGTCCTCGACGTTGAGCGCATGTGGCAGATCAACGTGGCCGGTACTGCCCGCGTCATGGAAGCCATTTCCGTAGTGAACCGCTACGGCGGCAATGTTCGCAAGTTCATCTTCCCCAGCAGCGTGAGCGCCTACGGGCCTGAGACGTCAGGCCCCATCGCAGAGGATTTTCCCCTCGGCGCACACACGCTTCCCTACGCCATTCACAAGCAGCAGAGCGATGAGGTCGTTCGCTACAGGACCGAAACGCTCGGTGAGTGCAGCACGTATATCCTTCGTCCGCACATATTCACCGGGGCGAGTATGCAGAACTACCTTGTCGGTGCCCTGCGAGGCACGCCAACGGGCAAAGGCAAGCGCGGCGAGCGGTTGCGAGCCAGCGGCAAACGCCTCCCCCTCATGCTCCCGTTCGGGCGGAGTTATCCCGAAAAGCGATACCAGTTCGTCCATGTTGACGACATGGCGCGGCTGCTCGCACACATCCTGCACCGCGACGAAAGCAGCCCGGAGACAACCATCCTGAATGTCGCTGCAAGGGGTGAACCCATCACTCTCGCCCGCTGCGCCGAAATCGCGAACGCGAAGGTGGTCCGCATGCCCGGCCGCTGGGCGTGTCGCTTCGTTCTCAGGTTGTTGTGGAATCTTGGAATTTCGGCGATACCGCCGCAGGCGTTGCCGTACATGATTGGGTCATACACCATGGATACAACGCGCTTGCGCAAGTTTCTTGGGCGAGACTACGAAACGGTCATTCGGTACACGGTGGAAGAGGCGCTGGCTGACAGCTTTCGCACCGAGAGCACGCAGCCCCAGCAGATGGAAATGGCCGGGCAGCCACAGGGCTGA
- a CDS encoding peptidyl-prolyl cis-trans isomerase, translating into MSTRRLVLLAALACSSFVTAQTAPPSTAPPAKASAARAQEAPAQKPPAKTGSAPLPKAVVPPDAPVITVTGSCDPSTAAKQAGGCRQVVTRAEFERLTKAAGPNVNDVQMRNFAQNLGRLVLYSNEAKRLGLDKNAEVQELIRFMTLQLMAQELGRHLQEQASHAKPGEVETYYRENLPKFEEATLERIIVPRRTASKEQPVDEEDEKAHAQKVRDRWVAGEDPEKLQKEAFERSATTVQQPPVKVGARRRGSLPVAQESVFDLKAGEVSQPFSDPSAFFIYKVEQKGVAPLEKATEEIQKALTARRLEAEVERLDKTGKTELNNAYFDALEPASPAPTRRPAEAKPEPTPQTGAQEPR; encoded by the coding sequence GTGAGCACTCGACGCCTCGTTCTGCTAGCTGCACTTGCCTGCTCCTCGTTTGTTACGGCCCAGACTGCGCCTCCCAGCACAGCTCCTCCGGCGAAGGCATCCGCCGCAAGAGCGCAGGAAGCTCCTGCTCAGAAACCTCCCGCGAAAACCGGCAGTGCACCGTTGCCGAAAGCCGTTGTACCGCCAGATGCTCCGGTTATTACCGTGACCGGCTCGTGTGATCCGAGTACCGCGGCCAAGCAGGCCGGAGGCTGCCGCCAGGTCGTCACGCGTGCCGAGTTCGAGCGCCTGACAAAAGCCGCGGGGCCCAACGTTAACGACGTGCAGATGCGCAACTTCGCACAGAACCTCGGTCGGCTCGTTCTCTACAGCAATGAGGCAAAGCGCCTGGGGCTCGACAAGAATGCGGAAGTTCAAGAGTTGATCCGCTTCATGACCTTGCAGCTGATGGCGCAAGAGTTGGGACGCCACCTGCAGGAGCAGGCTTCGCATGCCAAGCCGGGCGAGGTCGAAACTTATTACCGCGAAAACCTGCCCAAGTTCGAGGAAGCGACGCTGGAGCGCATCATCGTGCCCCGCCGCACAGCCAGCAAAGAACAACCCGTCGATGAAGAAGACGAGAAAGCCCACGCCCAGAAAGTCCGCGACCGCTGGGTCGCCGGCGAGGATCCGGAGAAGTTGCAGAAGGAAGCCTTCGAGCGCAGTGCCACGACCGTTCAGCAACCTCCTGTAAAAGTCGGGGCGCGCCGGCGCGGATCGCTGCCCGTCGCCCAGGAGAGCGTCTTCGACCTGAAGGCCGGCGAAGTATCGCAGCCATTCTCCGACCCCTCGGCTTTCTTCATTTACAAGGTCGAGCAAAAGGGAGTTGCTCCGCTCGAGAAGGCGACGGAAGAAATTCAGAAAGCTCTGACAGCCCGACGTTTGGAAGCCGAAGTTGAAAGGCTCGACAAGACGGGAAAAACGGAACTGAACAACGCCTACTTTGATGCGCTCGAACCGGCATCGCCCGCTCCGACTCGCCGCCCAGCGGAAGCCAAACCTGAACCCACGCCCCAAACGGGCGCGCAAGAGCCAAGATGA
- a CDS encoding cation-efflux pump, whose translation MADDVLSGNAMRAEKREVARNSVVVALLITGLKFVVGVTTGSLGIMSEALHSALDLVAAVVTMMSVRVSDKPADADHQYGHGKVENFSAFIETGLLLLTCVWIVWEAFKRLFFQTVEIEPSAWAFYVMFFSIGMDFWRSRALKRVADKYDSQALHADALHFRTDIWSSSVVVAGLVLVWAGRTFHHEWLMKADPIAALGVAGVVVYVSWRLARQTIDSLLDAAPAGVRAQIIAQVEAVPGVLEIGRVRIRKAGNRCFCDLSVALARNVTFQKSEQVVLEVTQAVHRVLKEADVMVNAVPQALHTENLFDRIRAAALHKNFMVHDISVQDLGGSLHVEQHVELDERLTLVDAHDRVTSLESEIRNSVPEIASILTHIESEPATIETSDEIVQDRDLERKMKDIGTEFPEIVDVHEVVVKRVRDHLYVSCHVTMNDELPLARVHDVQTALEIRFKQAAPKLFRVLIHPEPQTDNRR comes from the coding sequence ATGGCCGACGACGTACTCAGTGGGAATGCAATGCGCGCCGAGAAGCGGGAAGTCGCGCGCAATTCCGTCGTTGTTGCACTTCTCATTACTGGCCTTAAGTTTGTTGTCGGCGTGACGACAGGATCGTTGGGCATAATGTCGGAGGCGCTTCATTCGGCGCTGGACTTGGTCGCCGCCGTCGTGACCATGATGTCGGTCCGCGTGAGCGACAAACCGGCGGATGCCGACCATCAATATGGCCACGGCAAGGTCGAGAATTTTTCCGCATTTATAGAAACTGGACTGCTACTGCTGACCTGCGTCTGGATCGTGTGGGAAGCCTTCAAGCGCTTGTTCTTCCAAACGGTTGAGATTGAGCCCAGCGCATGGGCGTTCTATGTCATGTTCTTCTCGATCGGTATGGACTTCTGGCGCTCGCGGGCGCTGAAGCGTGTCGCGGATAAGTACGATAGCCAGGCTCTGCATGCCGACGCATTGCATTTCAGAACGGATATATGGTCGAGCAGCGTGGTCGTTGCTGGCCTTGTGTTGGTGTGGGCCGGACGAACCTTCCATCACGAATGGCTGATGAAGGCTGATCCTATCGCCGCACTCGGCGTGGCCGGGGTCGTGGTGTACGTGAGTTGGCGATTGGCCCGGCAAACGATTGACTCGCTGCTGGACGCCGCTCCAGCAGGAGTGCGCGCCCAGATCATCGCCCAGGTGGAAGCCGTTCCGGGTGTGCTCGAGATCGGGCGCGTGCGGATTCGCAAGGCCGGGAACCGCTGTTTCTGCGATCTTTCGGTCGCTCTGGCGCGCAACGTCACGTTCCAGAAATCAGAGCAGGTGGTTCTGGAAGTCACGCAGGCGGTCCATCGCGTCCTGAAGGAAGCAGACGTGATGGTGAACGCCGTTCCACAGGCACTACACACGGAGAACCTCTTCGACCGTATACGCGCCGCTGCGTTGCACAAGAACTTCATGGTGCATGACATCAGCGTGCAGGACCTGGGAGGAAGTCTTCACGTCGAGCAGCACGTCGAACTCGACGAGCGCCTCACGCTCGTAGACGCGCACGATCGCGTTACCTCGCTTGAGTCCGAGATTCGCAACTCAGTGCCGGAAATAGCTTCGATCCTCACGCACATAGAGAGCGAGCCTGCGACCATCGAGACCAGCGACGAGATCGTTCAGGATCGGGACCTGGAGCGAAAGATGAAGGATATCGGCACAGAGTTTCCGGAGATTGTGGATGTTCACGAAGTGGTAGTAAAGAGAGTACGCGACCACCTCTATGTATCCTGCCATGTCACGATGAACGATGAATTGCCACTCGCCAGGGTCCATGACGTGCAGACCGCGCTGGAGATCCGTTTCAAGCAAGCTGCACCGAAACTCTTTCGCGTGCTGATCCACCCCGAGCCGCAAACCGACAACCGGAGATAA
- a CDS encoding OsmC family protein, producing MVTASAKWTDKERFIGIASSGHGIVVDAGNDKTGCGPMELVLIGLCSCTATDVVSILGKKREPFTSLEVRAEAERATEVPMVYTSIRLVYRVGGNVSRKAVEDAVRLSKDKYCSVSQMLQSTAAITFDIEMQDAE from the coding sequence ATGGTAACCGCAAGCGCCAAGTGGACGGATAAAGAACGTTTCATCGGTATCGCATCGAGCGGACATGGGATCGTGGTTGATGCCGGTAATGACAAGACTGGCTGCGGCCCTATGGAACTGGTCCTCATCGGCCTGTGTAGTTGCACGGCTACCGACGTCGTCAGCATTCTCGGGAAGAAGCGCGAGCCGTTCACCAGCCTCGAAGTGCGTGCCGAAGCTGAGCGCGCAACCGAGGTCCCGATGGTCTATACGAGCATTCGTCTCGTTTATCGGGTAGGCGGCAACGTGAGCCGCAAGGCAGTGGAAGATGCCGTTCGATTATCCAAGGACAAGTACTGCTCAGTTTCGCAGATGCTCCAAAGCACAGCCGCGATCACGTTCGATATCGAAATGCAAGACGCGGAGTGA
- a CDS encoding glutaredoxin family protein: MLKAFLAERGIEYIDRDVSIDQSAVFELVRTYNSRSTPTVVIGDEVLIGFDPEQIEKLLAQ; this comes from the coding sequence GTGCTGAAGGCCTTCCTCGCGGAGCGAGGGATTGAGTACATCGACAGAGATGTCAGCATCGACCAGTCAGCCGTTTTCGAACTGGTACGCACCTATAACAGCCGCTCCACTCCTACAGTCGTCATCGGAGACGAGGTACTGATCGGATTTGATCCGGAACAAATCGAAAAACTGCTCGCACAGTAA